The proteins below come from a single Osmerus mordax isolate fOsmMor3 chromosome 3, fOsmMor3.pri, whole genome shotgun sequence genomic window:
- the cdc42ep1b gene encoding cdc42 effector protein 1b, protein MSLGKMPGIKGLVSGSQGKRRFKSDLSVDMISPPLGDFRHTMHVGRGGDVFGDTSFLSNHGGNGETGDPDSPTSGSKTTRFLSRTLRHVRKTPAPRPRGGSRDLSPPPPPVSPIIKNAISLPQLNVDFPNGRLQRVLFPSSASSPGDSCCYGLQSGFVTLPRLSRLDRQLDDGDNHRGSLTENGDFLMTRSDSFTSFTSFTVDLGPSLMSEVLGLIDSPSGLQMTSNSWLQEDKEEEEEEEERSSVFELAVESPTLSSPNPSMGSTPVRAHPNHRGHSCSSEWTEHEEDDGSLKTPDASMGSPVRAEPTMEAERFQRAADVLARHYGGGSFSRGRSPSEEGCGSDSTSSASSLHGHKAPYAFPDEEEEIKV, encoded by the exons ATGAGTCTGGGCAAAATGCCAGGAATCAAGGGCCTGGTCTCTGGCTCTCAGGGGAAGCGTCGCTTTAAGAGCGACCTCTCAGTCGACATGATCAGCCCTCCTCTCGGCGACTTCCGTCACACCATGCATGTGGGCCGCGGCGGAGACGTGTTTGGAGACACCTCCTTCCTTAGCAACCATGGTGGCAACGGGGAGACGGGAGATCCCGATTCGCCCACCAGCGGCTCCAAGACCACCCGTTTCTTGTCGCGCACCTTGCGACACGTTCGCAAGACCCCAGCGCCACGTCCAAGAGGCGGTTCCCGTGACCtttcacccccaccaccacccgtCTCACCTATCATCAAAAACGCCATCTCGCTGCCCCAGCTGAATGTGGACTTTCCCAATGGCCGACTGCAGAGGGTGCTGTTCCCCAGCTCCGCCAGCTCCCCGGGGGACTCCTGCTGCTATG GTCTGCAGTCTGGTTTCGTCAcgctcccccgtctctcccgcCTGGACAGACAGCTGGACGACGGAGACAACCACCGTGGCTCCCTCACGGAAAACGGGGACTTCTTGATGACGCGCTCTgactccttcacctccttcacctccttcaccGTCGACCTGGGCCCCTCCCTCATGAGCGAGGTGCTGGGCTTGATTGACAGTCCCAGCGGCCTGCAGATGACCAGTAACAGTTGGCTGCAGGAggacaaagaggaggaagaagaggaggaggagcggagctCGGTGTTTGAGCTGGCGGTGGAGAGCCCCACACTGAGttcccccaacccctccatGGGGAGCACGCCGGTCAGGGCGCACCCCAACCACAGGGGGCACTCATGCAGCTCGGAGTGGACGGAGCACGAGGAGGACGACGGGTCTCTCAAGACGCCAGACGCGTCCATGGGGTCGCCGGTACGGGCGGAGCCCAccatggaggcagagaggttcCAGAGGGCGGCGGACGTGCTGGCGCGTCACTATGGGGGCGGGTCCTTCTCCAGGGGGAGGAGTCCCAGTGAGGAGGGCTGCGGGTCTGATTCAACGTCCTCTGCGTCTTCACTGCACGGCCACAAGGCTCCGTACGCCTTccctgatgaggaggaggagattaaagtataa